In the genome of Nonomuraea sp. NBC_00507, the window TGGTCGCTGGCGAACGAGAGCATGGGCGGTTCGGCGTTCGCGGAGATCGAGTCGTGGATCCGCGCCCGGGACCCCGGACGGCCACTGCACTACGAACGCGATCCCACCTACCGGCACTCGGACTTCTACAGCCTCATGTACCCGTCGCTGGACGACCTCGCCCGCATCGGCACACGGACGGAACCCGCGCCCGACGGCATCTCGCCGTCCGACGACTCGCGGCGGCGGGGGTTGCCGTTCCTGCTGTGCGAGTACGCGCACGCGATGGGGAACGGGCCCGGGTCGCTGCAGGACTTCCAGGAGATCCTCGAGTCGTCGGAACGCTTCTGCGGGGCGTTCGTCTGGGAGTGGATCGACCACGGACTGACCGGGGTGGACGCCTCGGGGCATACGTACTTCCGGCACGGCGGCGACATCGACGCCCAGCCGAACGGCGGCACGTACTGCCTGGACGGGCTCCTGTTCCCGGACCGCACACCGTCGCCGGGCCTGGCCTCGCTGGCCGCGGCCCTCGCGCCCGTGGGGATCGCCTTCGGGGACGATCACCTGACGATCATCAACAAGTACGATATTTCCGGACTCGACCACCTCGCCTTCCGCTGGCGCGTAGAGGTGGACGGCATCCCCACCTCCAGCGGCGACCTCCCGGCACCGCCCTGCCCACCCCACGAGACCATCCACATACCCCTCCCCGCCCCCGCCATCGGGCCCGCCGCCGCGCCCCGCATCCCGGAGCGGCAGGGGGAGGCCTGGCTCACGGTGGAGGCTGTGCTGGCCGCCGACACGCCGTGGGCTTCGGCCGGTCACGTCGTCGCCTTCGCTCAGACCCAGCTCGCCCCACGCACACGCCACCAGCGCGCCTCCGAGCCTCCTGAGACGGCCTCCGCGTCCGGGCGCCCAGCAGATGCCCCTTCGACCGGCGGGGACGTGCTGCGGCTCGGGGAGGCGACGTTCGACCCGCGTACCGGACGCCTGGTCCGGGTGGGGGACGTCGAGGTGGACGGGCCCGTGCTGGACGTGTGGCGAGCGCCCACCGAGAACGACCGCGGCCAAGGCGACAGGAACGCGCTGGCCGCCGACTGGGACGCGGTCGGGCTGGACCGGTTCGTGCACCGTACGAGCAGCGTCCACCGCCCGGACCCAGACACCCTCGTGGTATGCGGAAGGAGCGGACCCGCCACCCGGACGCTCGGGTTCCGCACCACGTACACCTGGCAGTGGCGGGCGGAGGTGCTGCGGCTAACCGTGACGGCCGATCCGGTGGGCGACTGGGAGGACACCGCCTACGGTCACCTCCGGGTGAACCCGCCCCGGATGGGGGCACGGTTCCGGCTGCCCGGCGGATATCGGGACGTGACGTGGTTTGGACGCGGCCCCGGCGAGTCCTATGCCGACAGCCTGGGCGGCACCCGGATCGGACGGTTCGCGGCGGCGATCGACGACCTGCAGACGCCGTACGTGGTGCCGCAGGAGAACGGGAACCACATGGGCACCCGATGGCTGGAGCTGTCCGGGCCGGGGCTGGCGACGGTGCGCGTGGACGCGGAGCCGTACGTGGACTTCACCGCCCGCCGGTGGACCAGCGAGGCGTTGCGGGCAGCCCGCCACGTGCACGAACTGTGTGACTCGGGACATGTTTGGCTCAACCTGGACCACGGCCAGCAGGGAATCGGGAGCGCCTCCTGCGGTCCGGCCCTTCCCGAGCGCTACCGGCTGGCCGTCCGGTCCTTCTCCTGGTCGATGACGTGGAAGGTATGCGCATGAAACTGGACTACTGCCCTTGGTTGTACTGGGACCACGCGACGGAGGAGGACCGGCGGGCGCAGGAGTTGCACCTGGCCGAGCTCGCCGAGCGGATGGAACTGGAGGCCGCGGAGAAGATCTTCGTCTCGCCGCTGGCGGCCGTGCTCGCGGATCGGCTGGAGATGGGGGATTTCAGCTACATCGCGGCGCAGGTGTACGTCACGGATGAGCTCGTCATGGGGCGTGACTGCACGCTCAATCCCTATGCCGTGGCACGCGGGCGGGTGGTGATGGGGGCGGGGGTTCGCGTGGGGGCGCACACGTCGCTGCTGGGGTTCAACCATCAGGCGGCACCGGATCGGCCGGTGTTCCGGCAGCCCATCGTGTCGCGGGGGATCGAGATCGGGGACGACGTGTGGATCGGGTCGCACGTCGTGGTGCTCGACGGGGTACACATCGGCGACCACGCCGTCGTGGGGGCGGGGGCGGTGGTCACCAAGGACGTTCCGGCCTGGGCGGTGGTGGCGGGGAATCCGGCGCGCCGGATCCGCGACCGCCGGGATCCGCGGCCGGGTCCGGGCTCCGCGGGAGAGGCCGAAGCCGCTTCCCCGGTACGCCGGGAGGACAGTGCTTCCCTGATACGCCGCGAGGACGGTGGCCTGGAAGGGCGCCTTTCCGCGTTTGCCGATCTGGCGAGGGAGCAGGTGGCCGACGTCCTCGGCCGGACCTGGACCGGCGAACGGTACCTGGACCGGCCAGGCGCCGCCCCGACGGTTCGCGCCTGGTGTGACGCCGTGGAGATCGCCGACCTGCTGCTCGGCACTCCGCCCCCGCAGTCGTCACGGGACGAGATCGTGGCGTTCCTGCGTGACCGCCAGGATCCCCGCACCGGCCTGGTACCGGAGGTCGCCGGAGGCGGTGGCGGGCTGGAGCTGTCCGGCGTCGCCGCCTATCACGTGCTGTGCGTCGGCTACGCGCTCGACCTGCTGGGTACCGGATTCCAGCACCCGGTGCGCGCGGTCGGCGAGCTCGGCTCGGCGGACCTGGTGAAACTGCTGGACGGGCTCGACTGGCGGCGTGCAGCGTGGACGTCCGGGTCGATCGTGGACGCCGTCGGGACCGGGCTGTACTGGGACCTCGCCACGTTCGGCCGGCGCGGGGAGATCGAGACCCTGTACGGCTGGCTGCTCACCCGCTGCCGCCAGGAGCACGGGATGTGGGGCGATCCGGACCCCGGCTCCGGATGGCTGCACGTCGTCAACGGGTTCTACCGGCTCACGCGCGGGACGTACGCGCAGTTCGGGCTGCCGGTCCCGTATCCGGAGCGGGCCGTCGACACCGTGCTGACACAGGCGAGGGATTCGCGCTACTTCCGTCCGGGGGAGGGGAACGCCTGCAACGTCCTCGACGTCATTCACCCGCTCTGGCTGCTGGGACGGCAGACGCCGTACCGGCGGAGCGAGGGGGAGACGTGGGCGCGGACGCAGCTCGACCGGGCGCTCGGCGGGTGGCGGGACGGCGCGGGATGCTCCTTCGAGCTCGACGGCGGTGTGCCCCGGCTTCAGGGCACGGAGATGTGGCTGGCCATCATCTGGCTGCTCGCCGACTATCTGGGGGTTTCGGGGGCGCTCGGCTACCGGCCGCGCGGCATCCACCGCCCGGAACCAGCCCTTCACCTGCCCGATTTCAGGGCTGAGCAAGGCGGTCGCTGAGCGTCGGCCACCGCCGAGTCAGCCATGCGAAACCTTTGGCACTTTGCCATAATCCGTCGTCAAGGGCCCGTCGAAGCAGGTGAGGCCGTATGCCGCAGCGCCGACCGCTGGGCGCGGGAGACTC includes:
- a CDS encoding glycoside hydrolase family 2 TIM barrel-domain containing protein — its product is MAHVNAHDLHEDPSPGSGRRAPRADFLSDAPRLSLNGTWRFRLSPTAAGSDAPLSDPGWGTIRVPSHWVLEGYDRPLYTNTAYPFPIDPPYLPDDNPTGDYRLVFDLPSGWPPGRSVLRFQGVDSCGTAWLNGHLLGHSKGSRLPFEFDVTGIVRPRGNVLAVRVQRWSSGSYLEDQDMWWLPGIFRDVELLSRPVGGIDDFTVVASFSGGTGRLLVTSSSPGLVEIPLLGLAVPTGQEVTIPHVEPWSAERPHLYHGTLSAAGETISLAIGFRTVAVSGGRLLVNGAPVFLRGVNRHEHDPTRGRALDRDTMIRDIVLMKRHNINAVRTAHYPPHPEFLRLCDEYGLWVVEECDIETHGFIYAGWEGNPPDEPMWREALLDRTRRMVERDKNHPSVIIWSLANESMGGSAFAEIESWIRARDPGRPLHYERDPTYRHSDFYSLMYPSLDDLARIGTRTEPAPDGISPSDDSRRRGLPFLLCEYAHAMGNGPGSLQDFQEILESSERFCGAFVWEWIDHGLTGVDASGHTYFRHGGDIDAQPNGGTYCLDGLLFPDRTPSPGLASLAAALAPVGIAFGDDHLTIINKYDISGLDHLAFRWRVEVDGIPTSSGDLPAPPCPPHETIHIPLPAPAIGPAAAPRIPERQGEAWLTVEAVLAADTPWASAGHVVAFAQTQLAPRTRHQRASEPPETASASGRPADAPSTGGDVLRLGEATFDPRTGRLVRVGDVEVDGPVLDVWRAPTENDRGQGDRNALAADWDAVGLDRFVHRTSSVHRPDPDTLVVCGRSGPATRTLGFRTTYTWQWRAEVLRLTVTADPVGDWEDTAYGHLRVNPPRMGARFRLPGGYRDVTWFGRGPGESYADSLGGTRIGRFAAAIDDLQTPYVVPQENGNHMGTRWLELSGPGLATVRVDAEPYVDFTARRWTSEALRAARHVHELCDSGHVWLNLDHGQQGIGSASCGPALPERYRLAVRSFSWSMTWKVCA
- a CDS encoding acyltransferase, giving the protein MKLDYCPWLYWDHATEEDRRAQELHLAELAERMELEAAEKIFVSPLAAVLADRLEMGDFSYIAAQVYVTDELVMGRDCTLNPYAVARGRVVMGAGVRVGAHTSLLGFNHQAAPDRPVFRQPIVSRGIEIGDDVWIGSHVVVLDGVHIGDHAVVGAGAVVTKDVPAWAVVAGNPARRIRDRRDPRPGPGSAGEAEAASPVRREDSASLIRREDGGLEGRLSAFADLAREQVADVLGRTWTGERYLDRPGAAPTVRAWCDAVEIADLLLGTPPPQSSRDEIVAFLRDRQDPRTGLVPEVAGGGGGLELSGVAAYHVLCVGYALDLLGTGFQHPVRAVGELGSADLVKLLDGLDWRRAAWTSGSIVDAVGTGLYWDLATFGRRGEIETLYGWLLTRCRQEHGMWGDPDPGSGWLHVVNGFYRLTRGTYAQFGLPVPYPERAVDTVLTQARDSRYFRPGEGNACNVLDVIHPLWLLGRQTPYRRSEGETWARTQLDRALGGWRDGAGCSFELDGGVPRLQGTEMWLAIIWLLADYLGVSGALGYRPRGIHRPEPALHLPDFRAEQGGR